Genomic DNA from Gimesia aquarii:
CCAAGCTGCTCTGGAAGCATTGAGTACTATCCCCACAGGTTCAGTCGCTTGTGCAGGAGGATCATTGCCAGACACTCCTATTACGGTCACATTTCAGGATGAACTTGCCTCAATGGATGTTGCTCTTCTAGAGGCTGATGCGAGTGGTCTGACGGGAGTGACCGGCTCTGCTGTTGAAACGCAAACAGGGGGAAGTGATATTGCAGATAAAGCAGTCAACTCGTGGAAGTTCGAAAGTGGCACTCAAAACGGAACTTCATACGATGTAACTGATACAATTAATAGTAAAGTTTTAACCGGTGGTTCTTTTTTTGTAATAAATAATCAATTAGTCGCTGGTGGAATCGATGGTAAATGCGTATCAGCAGGCCAATTTGGTTTTTCCATGGATGATTCTGCGGTCGCATCTTTTGATGAGAACGAGCCATTTTCAATTGCACTATGGGTTAAACCATCCTCATCAGGGGAACGCAGTGTGCTAGCAATTCGTCATTCGAACAAGAATGAAAGTAGTGACGCATCTACATACCCTTCTACTCTTAATTCCGATTATGATTATGCCCTAACTATGGAGCCAGGGTCTGTTGTTAAATTTGATGTAAAGAAGCAAGTAGGATTCCATACATTAACAACTATTGGAACATTAACTACGAATGCTTGGAATTTAGTCGTAGCGATCTGGGACCCTGCTAACACGACTCTAAGTATCGGAATCAATGGTGGTGCACTAGAAAATGCAGGCGGATTAACCGTGGGGACAGCCACATCAAGTAATAACCGCTATCTATCAGTATTAAGCCAAAACGTGCAAACACTTTCTGGATTTCTAGATGAAATAACGATTTTCAGAGAGGCTTTGACGCTTGCCAATTCACAGACGATTTACAACAGTGGAAATGGAGACTTCTACCCCTTCCCCACTGATGGAAACAACGAAATTCAAACACTCACTCTCACAGGTTCACCCACTGCGGGAAGTGTCACAGTTCGATATCAAGGTGAAGGAGTAAATGTTCCCCATAACTCCACAGCAGCAGCAGCAGAGGCCCTGCTGGACACGGTTTCAACCATCGGGTCAGGTAACACGAACGTTACTGGAGGTCCGTGGCCTGGTACTCCTTTAGTCGTGGAATTCATCAATGACTTAGCTTTGACCAATGTCGAACTATTGGAAATAGACACATCAGCATTAACGATGTTTGTGTCTGAAACAACTCCTGGAGTGACAGCACCGACAGGAAAAGTAGAGACCACAGTGTCGCCTTTAACCAAGTCAACAATAACTGCCAGTGAGGGACCGAATCATTGGAACATACCGGCGAATTGGAATACTAATACGGTTCCAGTTACGAGTGATACGGTTTACATTTCAGATTCTGAGATCAGCATTCTTTACGGTTTAGATCAAAGTGCCGTCACATTGGCCGCTTTACACATTGAGCAAACCTTCTCCGGATTTATTGGACTGCCTCGTACCAACAGTGATGGATTGTCCTACTTTGAATACCGTGATCTGTATCTCAAGATCGGAGCTACTAATCTGTTTATTGGGGACAAAGAGGGTGATGGTTCAGACCGGATTAAAATTGATCTGGGATCGGTACAAAGTACGGTCCTGATTACCGACTCCGGTGATGGCGAAGATGCCAACACGCCTGCCATCCTTTTATTGGGCGCACATGTCAGTAACGTGATCAACATCAACCGCGGTAGTCTGGGAGTTGCTTTTTATCCTACCGAAGAATCGACGATTGCTACATTAAGGCAGGCGTTCTTCGATGACGCAGCAGATGACACGACTGTCTATTTAGGTGATGGAGTGACGATTAATGACATCATCAAAAGTGGCGGTGTCTTAGATATTAATTCAAACACAGCATCATTAGAGCAAACAGCGGGAACTACCACGATTCACGCAGGAACTCATACCCTCTTGAATATTCTGGATGGATCATTGAATTATAACTCCGTTGGAACTGCATCTGAGATTAATCTCTCCGGTGCATCCGTCCTGATATTTGATCAGGACCGCAGGCCAAAAAATGTCATCGTTATTAATAAGCTCAGCGATGAGTCTGAAATCTTTGACGAATCTGGAAGTATTGCGAATCCCGTAATCGATATGGAAAACACGGGAGATTTGAGCACACTCAATATGGGTAAGAACTTCAAACTCACCTTTGGAGCGACTACATAAAATGGACGAAAAAGACAACGATTTTGATCTTGGAATTGGCTCGGTATTCTATCCCGGAATTTTAAAAATTCAGAGTGCCGAGTATATCCGATCGCATGGCATAGCTCCCGATGTCTGTACCATCGATATGGTTCCGCAGTCACTCAATCCGAAAGATAAAGATTATGTAAAAA
This window encodes:
- a CDS encoding LamG domain-containing protein; the protein is MASHIWIGGAPAVAQIDSVTFPSDAAAGQIVNFVIGVKTLSVTLTGANQSEIITEVVAAWNASTIPEYAEITASVGLDSNDIEDGTMKLTADTAGKPFAVTVSIGSGNNEIQVITLGGTTATGGTFTLTYDGQTTGNIAYNADATTVDTVLEALSNIGVGDVTVTGSAGGPWTVEFTGTLAGTNVALMTINVENLTGGVNEVQTISSPSNPTGGTFTLSFGGQATTGIAYNASAATVQAALEALSTIPTGSVACAGGSLPDTPITVTFQDELASMDVALLEADASGLTGVTGSAVETQTGGSDIADKAVNSWKFESGTQNGTSYDVTDTINSKVLTGGSFFVINNQLVAGGIDGKCVSAGQFGFSMDDSAVASFDENEPFSIALWVKPSSSGERSVLAIRHSNKNESSDASTYPSTLNSDYDYALTMEPGSVVKFDVKKQVGFHTLTTIGTLTTNAWNLVVAIWDPANTTLSIGINGGALENAGGLTVGTATSSNNRYLSVLSQNVQTLSGFLDEITIFREALTLANSQTIYNSGNGDFYPFPTDGNNEIQTLTLTGSPTAGSVTVRYQGEGVNVPHNSTAAAAEALLDTVSTIGSGNTNVTGGPWPGTPLVVEFINDLALTNVELLEIDTSALTMFVSETTPGVTAPTGKVETTVSPLTKSTITASEGPNHWNIPANWNTNTVPVTSDTVYISDSEISILYGLDQSAVTLAALHIEQTFSGFIGLPRTNSDGLSYFEYRDLYLKIGATNLFIGDKEGDGSDRIKIDLGSVQSTVLITDSGDGEDANTPAILLLGAHVSNVININRGSLGVAFYPTEESTIATLRQAFFDDAADDTTVYLGDGVTINDIIKSGGVLDINSNTASLEQTAGTTTIHAGTHTLLNILDGSLNYNSVGTASEINLSGASVLIFDQDRRPKNVIVINKLSDESEIFDESGSIANPVIDMENTGDLSTLNMGKNFKLTFGATT